AAGGAAACCTTTATCAAAATTTTGTTTTTAACACACCTGATCTCACGAAATAATCGGCTCGAACAAATTCGAGCCGATTATTTATTCAATATGAACGTTTTCTATTGCCATTTCCCTTGCTGCTTTCACTGCTTGTTCTTTTGCTTTCGCCATGATTTCCGGAAGCATTCTCGGAAAATGATCCATTCCTTCTGCAATTACTGTATCCATTAAATCAAGTCCAAGAAACTCAAGTGCTTTTCTCAAATAACGATCACCCATTTCATATTCCGCCATCGGTCTGGTAGAATAAATACCACCCCGCGTTTGAATATGGATGGCTTTCCTGTCTGTCAGCAAACCTTTTGGACCATTTTCGGTGTTAGTAAATGTTTTTTCCGCAATAAACAAACAGTCCATAAATGATTTCAATATGGCTGGAGCTCCAAGATTCCAAAGTGGAGTTACAAATACGTAGTAATCTGCATCAATAAAGCGGTCGGCAAGTGCATGCATTTGTTCCAGCTTGGTCCGCTCTGTCTCTGACAATTGTTCCTTTGTATATCCCATAAATGATAGCTTCGCGCGGGCATACAATAGATCCATATCTATTTCGGGAATGTCCATTTCATATAAATGCCATTGTTCGATCTCAACGTCTGGCTGTACTTTTTGAAATTCTTCTAAAAAGACTTCACCTATCTGCATTCCTTTTGATAGTTTTACACAATTTTTCGGATTTGCAGTAATATACAACAGCTTTGACATCCAAATCCCTTCCCTTAAACCACTATATTTTCATTTCATTTATATACTACCTTGCTCACAGCTAAACATTTGGTGATGTTTATGTATATATTGTGAATTTCTTTCTTTTTGTTTTTTTCCTAGAAACGGCATTTTAATTGATTAAACTATTACCGCGGAATAAAATATGATATATGATTTTTAATTTTTATAGAAAATGGGGGATTGACGATGAAATATGCCATCATAACAGGCGCATCAAAGGGCCTCGGGAAAGCGATTACACAAAGGCTGATCACCGAGGGAGTTCATGTAGTTTCCGTTTCCCGGACAGAAAATGAAGAGCTTAAAAAGCTGGCACAGGAAAAACAAGTCTACTATAACCATTTCCCCTGTAATCTTTCATTAGAAAATGAAGTACAGGAAGTGTTTATGGATATTGCCCATTATATTTTTCAAAAGAATCCAACAGAAATTCTTTTAATTAATAATGCAGGTGTGGTTGAACCCATCCATAAAGTTGGATGTATGGATCCGACTCCCATTACGCGCAATATTCAAATCAATTTGATCGCTCCCATCTATATTAGCAATTTATTTTTAAACAAAGCACAGCACACAAATACCGTTGTGCAGATTGTAAATATTACGTCTGGGGCTGCTGTCCGCCCAATTGATGGCTGGAGTGTGTATTGCAGTTCGAAGGCAGGGTTGAATATGTTCACCCAAACAACCGCCTTGGAACAGGCTGAATTGAAAACCCCTCACCTCATCATTGCCTTTAACCCTGGAATTATGGATACCGATATGCAGGCAGTGATCAGATCCTCTTCCACTGATGCTTTTAAAGAGCTGGAGCGTTTCAAAGCATTTAAAGAAAATAATCAATTGGTACAAGCAGCGGTCGTCTCTAATGCTTTGATTGACCTCGTTCTAAGTGGAGATGCGGAAAACGGAAAAATTTATCAAATAAATGAACTAATACAGAAATAGGCTTCTACCGTGAAAAAAATGATGAAGAAACTATCTTTTAAAATTGGACTATTGTTTTTTACCGCTATTCTTTTATTAGAAGGCGTTTCAATAATATTTCTGCATAATAACATCCTCCATTCTCGTGTTCATGATGAATTAAATGCATTGCAGACACGAGGGAATAACCATCGCGATATATTGGAAGCATCCTTTCAAAAAGAAACGATTATGCATATTGCAATGATGGAGGCCCGGACAGATACACAGGTGATCCTAACAAAAACAGACCGATCGATTTATATGTCTTCCAATAAGGTGACAGATGAAATGAAAGCGATCATAAAAACAACACCAAAACATATTCCACATGATGGCTTAATCATTGAAGACGATTGGAAAAACGGAGCCTATATTGCTTCTGTCAGCCCTGTTATAGTAGATCAGAAGATTGATGGGTATGTTTACATGTTTCAAAATACACAAAAAATCAAGGACCTAATTTCGGAATTAAACCGTCATTTTCTGTTTGCAGGCCTGCTTTCCCTCCTTTTCATGGGGATCATCATTATCATTCTAACCAGGGTAATGACACAGCCGCTTATCCAAATGAACGAGATAACAAAACGGATGAGTAAAGGAGATTTCTCCGTATCACTGCCTGCGCTTGGTAATGACGAGCTTGGCGAGCTGGGAGAATCGATTAAAATATTGGCGAGGGATTTAGCAATTTTAACGAATGAACGTAATGAATTTTTAGCGAGCATCTCCCATGAGCTGCGGACACCGCTGACCTATATTAAAGGCTATGCAGAAATCGCTCGGCGGCAAGATACCGCTCCGTCCGAAAGGGATCAATATTTAGGGATTATCGTTGAAGAAGCGGTCAAGCTGTCCAAGCTGGTAAAAGAGTTATTCCATTTGGCTAAAATGGATGAAAATACGTTTTCAATTGAAAAAGAAATGATCCCTTTACGCCCCTTTTTTCAAGAGGTCATTGAAAAGGTTTCCCCGGCATTCAAAGAAAATCATCTAAGGATTGAACTAAACTGCCCAGAAAATATCTCCTGTGAAATGGACCCGATCCGCTTCGAACAGGTGATACTTAATCTATTAGATAATGCCAGAAAGTATTCTGAACCAAATACAAAAATCTCTATTTCCGTGCAGGTGAAAGGCGACAAAATTCATATGATGATTCAGGATGAAGGAAAAGGTATTCCAGAAGAAGATTTGCCGAGAATTTTTGAACGCTTTTACCGTGTAGATAAATCAAGAGCCCGCTCTCTTGGCGGCACCGGCCTGGGGCTTTCAATTGTCAAGCAATTAGTGGAAGCCCACGGAGGAACTATTTCCGTGGAAAGTAAAACCAATGTGGGGACCACTTTTGAAATTATTTTGTAGCATCGAAAAAATCCTTATCTCTAATGATAAGGATTTTTTCAATGCTCCGCCGTTTACTAGTTATTCAGCAGTTTTATTCGCTTCTTGTTTATTCATACCTTGAGCAATCGCCCCAAGTTCACCTTTTAGATTATGTTTACCTGAATAATTTTCAATCAGTTCCTTCAAATCCAATCCGGTTGTCTCCCTGAGAGATTCTTGCAAACCAGTCATTAAATTTGTTACATTACCGCTGACAGACGAAATTCCTCCACCGCTGCCAGAGTCAATCACTGTGACCTTATCAATGTTACCAATAGGCTCAGCTATAGCTTTTGCGTAATCTGGTAACATTTTAATAACCATATCCATAATCGCAGCAGAACCGAATTCTTCAAATGCTTTCGCTTTTTCACGCAACACATTTGCTTCAGCCATCCCCCGTTTTTCAATGGCAGATGCGTTAGCTTCCCCTTCTGCTGCAATGGCTTTTGCCTTAGCAAGACCTTCTAATTCCACTTTTCTTGCTTCGGCTTCCGCACGATTAATCTCTTGTGTTTTCAAGGCTAAAGATTGGTTCTCGACACGAATACGTTCTGCTTCTGATTCTTTCACTTTTTGATAAAAATCGGCATCTGCTTTTTTGATGATCTCAGCCTCATATTGTTTCTCTCGACGTCTGATCTCACGTTCTTCTAACTCAATTTTCTTTTCACGTTCGACGATTTCAATTTCAATCTCCTTTTGCCTCAGTTCCTGTTTCCGTTGAGTCGTTTGAAGATCAAAAGCAATGCTGGCATTAGCCCTGGCAGTATCTTCTGCTATCTT
Above is a genomic segment from Neobacillus endophyticus containing:
- a CDS encoding FMN-dependent NADH-azoreductase, translated to MSKLLYITANPKNCVKLSKGMQIGEVFLEEFQKVQPDVEIEQWHLYEMDIPEIDMDLLYARAKLSFMGYTKEQLSETERTKLEQMHALADRFIDADYYVFVTPLWNLGAPAILKSFMDCLFIAEKTFTNTENGPKGLLTDRKAIHIQTRGGIYSTRPMAEYEMGDRYLRKALEFLGLDLMDTVIAEGMDHFPRMLPEIMAKAKEQAVKAAREMAIENVHIE
- a CDS encoding sensor histidine kinase, which translates into the protein MKKLSFKIGLLFFTAILLLEGVSIIFLHNNILHSRVHDELNALQTRGNNHRDILEASFQKETIMHIAMMEARTDTQVILTKTDRSIYMSSNKVTDEMKAIIKTTPKHIPHDGLIIEDDWKNGAYIASVSPVIVDQKIDGYVYMFQNTQKIKDLISELNRHFLFAGLLSLLFMGIIIIILTRVMTQPLIQMNEITKRMSKGDFSVSLPALGNDELGELGESIKILARDLAILTNERNEFLASISHELRTPLTYIKGYAEIARRQDTAPSERDQYLGIIVEEAVKLSKLVKELFHLAKMDENTFSIEKEMIPLRPFFQEVIEKVSPAFKENHLRIELNCPENISCEMDPIRFEQVILNLLDNARKYSEPNTKISISVQVKGDKIHMMIQDEGKGIPEEDLPRIFERFYRVDKSRARSLGGTGLGLSIVKQLVEAHGGTISVESKTNVGTTFEIIL
- a CDS encoding (S)-benzoin forming benzil reductase encodes the protein MKYAIITGASKGLGKAITQRLITEGVHVVSVSRTENEELKKLAQEKQVYYNHFPCNLSLENEVQEVFMDIAHYIFQKNPTEILLINNAGVVEPIHKVGCMDPTPITRNIQINLIAPIYISNLFLNKAQHTNTVVQIVNITSGAAVRPIDGWSVYCSSKAGLNMFTQTTALEQAELKTPHLIIAFNPGIMDTDMQAVIRSSSTDAFKELERFKAFKENNQLVQAAVVSNALIDLVLSGDAENGKIYQINELIQK